The following nucleotide sequence is from Apium graveolens cultivar Ventura chromosome 4, ASM990537v1, whole genome shotgun sequence.
TAATCATCAAGGCATCGATTGTCCTGTTCCTTATAGCTTCATGATCCGTGTGTATGTAAGGATCACTACTAGGTAACCAAGGATCTTGAGTTATACTAATAGTTGTCCCTCACCCAACTCGACGAACGGCTCCTTGCTTTAAAAGAACCAGAGCTTCCATAATAACCTTTCGCTACTAAACTATCCATTTTAGTAGTCAGTCTCCAAGCTTGCTTACCGAGAAGAGCCACGTTGAAATCCTGTAACTTACGAAATCCCAATCCGCCACTAGATTTCTTTGTACACATACGATCCCACTGCAACCAGCGAATGCCTTTGCCACCATTTGAACCCTTCCACCAAAATTTATTCATGATTCTCTTCATATCAGTACACAAGTTCTGAGGGAGAAGAAACATACTCATGGCGTAATTAGGGAGAGTTTGAGCTACAGTTTTTAACATTAATTCTTTCCCTCCTCTAGACAAACATTTCTTGTCCCACCCCATCACTCTCTCCTGCAAACGATCCTTCAGAAAACCGAAGACCACTATCTTATTTCTCCCTATGATATTCGGTAGGCCCAGGTATGTTGTAGCCTCATCTGCTTCCTTAAAATACAAAATGGAACATAGCACCTCCCTTACACTCTGATCAGTATTACGACTAAAAAAGGCAGATGACTTATCTGTATTGATTTTTTGACCTGACGCCCTCTCGAAAATTTGCAACAAATCAACAATATGATCCACCTCATACTCATTGGCCTTACAGTAAATATATGTATCGTCTGCAAAGAACATATGGGTCAGACGAGGTGCACCCCTTGCCACCTGGATACCGCTCACCAACTTTCTACCTTCGTACTCTTTAATTAGGATAGATAAGCCTTCCATGCAGATTAAGAATAAATAAGATGATAATGGATCGCCATGACGAACACCACGTTCAGGAATTATAGACCCAAATTTTCTCCCTGCATGGCATATCTGGTACCTAGCTGAGCACACACAAGCCATTAGTAAATGAATAATTTGATCATCAAAACCCATTTGCTTCATTATTTCCTTCAAAAACCTCCATTCCACTCGGTCATACGCCTTGCTCATATCCAATTTTAGAGTCATCCATCCCGTTTTACCTTGAGTTTTACGCTTCATAAAATGCATCACTTCGTATGAAACCATGATATTGTCAGTAATTAATCTCCCGGGAATAAAAGCACTTTGCGTTTTTGAAATCAAATCAGGGAGCACCTGCTTCACCCTATTAGCTAAAACCTTCGATATGATTTTGTAAATAACATTACATAATGATATAGGGCGCAGATCCATCATGTTCACAGGATTCTTCTTCTTTGGAATCAAAACAATATTCGAATCCCCCATACCTTCTTCCACCTCTCCTGTCAGAAAAAACTTATGCACAATCTCTATCAAATCTCCACCAACTATACCCCAAGATTTCTGATAAAAGCCCGGGCTCATGCCATCTGGTCCGGGGGACTTGTCAGGATGCATGCTGAATAGAGCTTTCTTGACTTCATTTGCTTCAACCTGGGCTAGCAGACTCGCGTTTTGAACATGATTTATTCTTCTCATTACACCTTCAAATAAAGGGTTCCACACTGTTTGAGATGCTCCAAACAACTTCGTGAAATAATTCACCATTGTGTCCTGCAATCCAGACTCTCACCCTACTCTTTGACCAACATCATTTAGTAAAGAATCAATCTGATTAATCTTTCGACGATTCCTAGTAGCAGCGTGAAAATACTTGCTATTCTGATCACCCTCCCGTAGCCATAACTGCTTACTTCTTTGACGCCAAAATACCTCTTGCTGATTGTATATCTCATTTAGCCTATTCGAAGCTTCTTGGTACTCCTTCACTGAATTATTATCTCTTCTCCCCTTGGCTCGTCTCATAATATTCTTGCACTGATTAATTCGAGACTTAAAGCTGCCAGTGATTTCCTTACCCCACACTTGTAAAATTTCTGCACATTCAACTATCTTCTCCTGCATAGGACGATCCTGGAACCTATACCAAACTTCCTCCATAATCTGACGACACATAGGTTCGCGGAGCCACGCATTTTCAAATCTAAAAACCTTATTGTTAACTGAATACACCACTTTGGCAAGTTCAAAAAAGATGGGACTATGATCTGAAGTACTGAGCTCCAAATTCGTCAGCTTAACCTCTGTAAAAATAGTTACAAATTCTTTGTTCACTAAGGCCCTGTCTAATTTAACTTCTATTCAACTTTCTGTACCGTGCCCTCGCTCCCACGTATAAGGATACCCTGTTAATTCAACATCCTCCAATTCACATTCTTCCAACGTATCTCGAAATCCTTGAATCAGCCATGATGGGTACGGATGCCCACCTTTTTTATCCTCCTGCTTAACAACATTGTTCATATCTCCAATAAGACACCAAGGCAGCATCGACTGAGACTTCAACCCCTTTATTAGATTCCAAGTTTCACTTCTCCTTATCCTATCTGGCTCGTCATAAATTCCTGTCATTCTGAACTTACTCCACCCCCTTATATCCACCACTACATCTATATGATTCCTACTATACGATAAGAGCTGCACCTCATCTTGTCTCCTCCAAAATAAAGCGATACCACCACTTCTCCCCTGAACATCTACAACCACTACCCCTTCAAAGCCAATCATATTCTTAAATTTCTCTACAGTATCCATTTTACACAGGGTTTCACACAAAAAAACTATGTCGGGTTTCTTTTGGAGAACCGTCTCCTTAAGGAATTGAATAGCCCACGGGGTCCCAAGCCCGCGGCAATTCCAGCTTAATGTACTCATAATCCTTGGCGGACTCCTGTACCAGAGCCCGCCACCAAAGCGTTTTTTGAATCATTTTGACCCATTTCATCCATACTTTCACCATCTGAGTCCATATATAATTTTGCATTATCATTCGGCCCAATAAGATTAGACTCATCTGTTATTCTTCTTTTTTTATTGTCCACAATAACTACTCATTTTTTTAAGGGATTCGATTTACTTGATTCCGATAAAATACCTCCCAAATTTGAAACAGAAGAATTGGCGCCTATATCCTTATCAATTATAACTGTATCACCTTGATTATCTCTCTCCTCCCTTATCTGCACAACAAGCGGGATTTGTTTAACCGTGTGGTTTATTTCCCCTGACTTTGCGCTCGCCGTATTCCGATCACCATCATCCTCCTTGTCACATTCCCTTAGCCATCTTGAACCCACTAGCTTATTCTGCTTCCGAAAAGGAGCCCTCAACCATGCTCCATATGGCCTTACTATTTCCTCCTCAGGTGTATTAAAAAGACTGTTGCAGAAATTCTCTGAATGACCCACTATACCGCATATGAAATAGAAAGTTGGTATATTCTCATATTTGAATGTGATCCATCCCCATTCCCCTCCTGCCTTTCTAACCTTCATACGTCTTTTTATTGAACGTGTAATATCAATTGTTACTCTTATACGCATATAATCGCGCCATCCTTCTTTGAAATTTTTTGGACACGATTCAACATACTCTCCCACGTAATTACCAACCTCCCTCAGCACTCTTTCTGTCATGAGACCAACTTGCATATCATAAATCTGAATCCATAGATCAAGTTTGTTAAGATTTACTCCTCGGGGTACATCCCCTTCCTTCATGCGAGCAATAAGAAGCGCTTTTCTATTAAACGTCCATGGACTTCCACGAATGACTCTCTTTATATCCAGTTCATGATAAAACTGGAAAATGTATAAATTAACATCAATCTCTTTGACACTGACTCCTTTTCCAGGCTTCCAAATTGACGCCAACGTATGCTTCATAGCTGTAAAATCCACCACTCTTTCATTGATAAACCTTCCCACCAGACATAGATGAATGTTTAATCCCTGTAAAACATCATTTACTTCCTCGCCCTCTACTTCTTCGAACGCAATACCTCCCTCCTCCTCTTCCTCCAAAGATATATTATTCATTGCTTGAATAATGTTTTGTGATGTCGCCATCAGAACCAGATAAACAGAAAACAAACGAATTATCGAACCAAAAGAGATGATTATAAAATACTTTTGACTTTAAGTACATTTTATAATCATCTCTTTTGGTTCGATAATTCGTTTGTTTTCTGTTTATCTTGTTCTGATGGCGACATCACAAAACATTATTCAAGCAATGAATAATATATCTTTGGAGGAAGAGGAGGAGGGAGGTATTGCGTTCGAAGAAGTAGAGGGCGAGGAAGATATTATAATTGACCGAGTAATGTATATTTAACTGTTCTAGTGTACTTGACAAAACGGAGCATAGGTATATTTTAATGTCTTTGTAAATGCTACTATAAGATAATGGAAGTATTGTATTTGCAAAAGAAAATTAGATGTGAAGAAATTAGAACTTACACCGATGGGCCCTGTACGTTGTGAATTGTGAATACAGACCATTTGCATGCTTGTTTGTGTTTAAAAATagttttattgatattaatactATTTTATAGTGAGCTTCTTCCAGAAAGTCAAGAGGCAGGATATTAATGGATTAGGTTCTATGGAGTCCCCTATTTAATTGGAGTTcttggagtccatatatgttatgcaagtaaaatatagcttaaattgttgcaaaacgtattatttttcgaatgatattctacaaatatcataattttattgaaaatcttgcagattgcatagattttacaagtagaacgttacaaaatatattattctacaaaacatgcttagtttgtagaacataaatgttcatgttgcagaacatacatattgtacttgtaaatatatgagacttgcatgattttattgaagtaatgatatttgtgaaacatgttttgcaagataacacgttttagaagatattttatttgcagaatatagatggactccgaggactccaattaaaaggtggactccatagaattTTG
It contains:
- the LOC141718822 gene encoding uncharacterized protein LOC141718822, coding for MDTVEKFKNMIGFEGVVVVDVQGRSGGIALFWRRQDEVQLLSYSRNHIDVVVDIRGWSKFRMTGIYDEPDRIRRSETWNLIKGLKSQSMLPWCLIGDMNNVVKQEDKKGGHPYPSWLIQGFRDTLEECELEDVELTGYPYTWERGHEVKLTNLELSTSDHSPIFFELAKVVYSVNNKVFRFENAWLREPMCRQIMEEVWYRFQDRPMQEKIVECAEILQVWGKEITGSFKSRINQCKNIMRRAKGRRDNNSVKEYQEASNRLNEIYNQQEVFWRQRSKQLWLREGDQNSKYFHAATRNRRKINQIDSLLNDVGQRVG